The genomic window CGGTAGAGGAGCACGACTTCCTTGGCCCCGGCCAGGAGTCGAAAGAAGGTCGCTGCGGCCACGGAGTCGCGTGCGGCGATGTCGGGCAGGCCGAGGAGGGCGCGCAGGGAGTCGGGCAGCAGGGGGTCGTGTTCGGGCGTGCCTGGAAGGCGCTCTTCCGTGGCGTCGAGCAGATAGACTTGGCCGAAGTGCAGCAGTCGCGTCTCCAGCATGCCCACGACTTGCAGTCCGGTGATGGGTTCGGGTTCGAAGGGCACGCGTTCAAGCGCAGTGATTTGGCGCAGGATGGCGAAAAGCACGGGCGCGGGCAGCGTCGTTTCGGCCAGGCGTGAGCGCATCAGTTCCGGCAGCACCGCGTCGCGCAGGCGGCACAGGCACTCCGCGTCGAGCAGATAATCGCGCCACAGTCCTTCCCCGTGCGTCACCAGGAGATCGACGAGTCCGGCCAGGGCGCGGCCCAGATCGGACAGGGTGCGCACGTTCGCGAAACCGTCGATGCAACGGGAAAGCACCGCGCGACGCAAGGCTTCGAGCGCTGCGGCCGCATCACCGAGTCCCAGCGCCTGATAGTCGGGAATGAAGGAGCGGGGATCGACGAAGCCGCCTCCCTGGCGCAGGGATTTTTCCCACTGGCGTAAAACCGGACGCAGGCGGACGTCTTCTTCGATCCCGAGCATCTTCAGGTAAGGATGGCGCGCCAAGGCCGCCAGCCTCCGCCATGGGTAGCGGCGAGGCGTCTCGTCCCGGGCCTCTTCCTGGAGCGCGAGGATGATCTCCACGAGTTGCCACAGGCTTGCGCGGGCCAGGGGGTAGCCCATGGAGATGTTGCAGTCGCGCTCGGGAAGGTGATGCAGGACGGGCGGCAGCAGGCCTGTATCGGGCACGACCACGGCGGCGGCCTGATCCTCGGGCAGGCGTTCGAGTTCCCGGCGCAGGGCCAGGAGTTGGGAGTGCCGGTCGTAGGCCTCCATGAAGCGCACTTTTGGGACGGCATGCGTCTGCGGTTTCGCCGGTTCGAGCAGCACCGCGTCTGCGCCCCAGCGCTCGCGCCAGCGAACAAGTTCCTGAAGGCTCCAGTGGCCGTCTCCGTGCGCGACGCCGGGGTCGGCATGCCACAGGATGCGGGCCGCGCCGCGTCGCCACAGCGCGTTGAGCAGTCTGTCCTCAGCCCCGGTCAGGGCGTGGAATCCGGCCGCCAGGAGAGGGGCGTCGCCCTGCAGCCCGGGAAGGTCGTCGAGGCGAGAGAGCGCGATGCGGCAGTCGTTGCCGGGCGTGGTCAGGCCGTGTTCGCCCAGGGCTTCGACGTAGGCGTCGTAGATGGCGCGCAGATGGCCCAGGAGCGCCTGCGCCTCGGGCAGGGCGTCGTCCTCGCCCAGGAAGAGGTCTTTCGGCGGCAGGCCGTGGCGCATGAGTTCTTCCATGAGTTCGGCCAGACGGACTCCCCAGGGGAGAAATCGTTCGGGCGCGAGCGGCAGCCCCGGCAAAAAGGCCTTGTCCGCGTCGCGCAGGCGCTGCACGGCCGAAAGGAGCAGGGCCACGCGATCAAGCTGTCCCGCCACGGCGAGCGGCTCGGGGGCCAGCGCGCCGCGTAGTTCGGCCATGAGTTCGGTCATGGTCTGCATGCGCGGCGCGGCGACGGGCCGCCCCGCCAGCCCCGCCAGGTGCCGGGCCAGATACCGGGCCGGGCGGTGGTGCGGGAAAAGGATGCGGCAGTCGGCCAGAGCGCTCTCGTATTCGCGCAGCAGCAGCGCGGCCAGACTCGCCGTGAAGTCCTCCTGCCAGGGGATGATTTCGAAGGGCAGGGCCGCGGTCATGAGGCCTCCAGGGCCACGGACGCGATGCGGCGCTCGTCGAGGTAGACCAGCAGCCCGCGCAGGGGGCGGGGCAGTTCCGGCATGGCCGCGCACAGGGCAAGGTAGCGCCGCACCTGGACCGGATGCGCCGGGGCCGCTCCGCCGGTCTTGTATTCGACGACCAAGGTGCCCGAGGCGTCCGCATGCAGAAGATCCACGCGATGGGTCGCGCCACGCTCATCGATGAGCGCGGCCTCGCGCCTGCCACGGGCGATGGCCTCCCGAAGCTCCGGCAATTCCCCGGCCCAGGCGGTCATCTCCGCGATCTCGCCCACTGCTCGCTCCCGTGCGCCGGGCGCATGCGGACCGGGCAGAAATTCGTTCACGGCCCGCGCGGCGGCCGCAGCCGGATCAAGGCCTAAGGCGAGCAACTCCATGGCCCGGTGTGCGGCTTCGCCCCGCTTTGCGGCCTCGGCGTCCGCCGCTCCGTGCACGGCGTGGCGGTATACCCGAAGGCGCGGCAGCCAGGCCATGAGTTCCGTCGGCTCGTCGCGCGCGGGCAGGGAGCGGGGCGCGGGCATGGGCGCGGCGGCATAGGGTCTTGTCGCCACGGGTCGCTGGCCGCGCGTCATGACGCCGCCTGCCAGATCGTCCCCGAGTACGACCTGGATGGCCGCGAGCCCGGGCGATGAGACGGCCTCGGCCTCGGGCGGGAGGAAGCCGTAAAGCTCCTCCTCGGCCCTGGTCCAGGCCACGTAGAGCAGATTCAGGCTTTCGCGCGCCATGCGGTCGCGCACCTTCCAGTGGTGTTCGCCCACGGCCGCGCTGCGAATGGGAGCCAGGAAGGTGGAATTGCGCACGGAGACGACCTCGTGCGGGGTATCCACGCGCGCGGCGCTGAAATCGTGGAACGGAACCACGACCACGGGGAATTGCAGCCCCTTGGCCTTGTGGATGGTCATCACGCGCACGGCTTCGACGTTTCCGGGCAGCGGCGCCTTCTCCTCCTCGCCATGCTCGGCCCAGAATTCGAGAAAGGCCGCCAGAGAACCCGCGCCGTTCTCCTCGGCGAGATGGACGATTTCCAGGAAGCGGCGCACGAAAAGTTCGCTGCCAGGTTCGCGCTCGGCCGCGCGGAATGCGGCCGCGACCTCGGCGGCCATGTCGTAGGGGCGGACGAGGCCGGATTTGCGGAAGAATGGCTCGATCAGGATTTCCCAGGCGCGGGGGAAGGCCGTGCGAAAGGCGATGTAGAGCGGATCGCGGCCGCGTGTGGCGAAGAGGTCGTGGATGCGCTGCGCGTCAAAGCCGCTTTCAGCCAGGAAGAGGCTGCCCGAGATGAAGGCCGCGAAGGCCGCGTCGTCCAGGGGGTAATCCAGGAAGGCGAGAAAGGAGGCGATCTGGCGGACCGTGGGATGCCGGTTCAGGTGCAGGCTGTTTTCCGTGATGACGGGTAGGCCGCGCGCCATGAGCCAGTCGCTGACGAGCGCGGCCTGATCGTTGGAGCGCACCAGAACGGCCACGTCGCCGGGGCCGCGCCGTGCGGCCGCGTCCTCCACGATCGTGATCAGCGCGGAACGAAGCGGCCCGCCGGTCTCTCCGTCCTCCTCGTCGCCGTCTTCGGGTAGGCGCTCCAGATGGACCACGCCGCCAGGCTTGGGGCGGCTTGGGGGCTGCGACTGCGTGCAATCCGCGAAGGTGCGCGCCGTGGCCTGGGAGAAGGCATCGCGGGCGTCGGCCGGGGCCTTGGCGAAGACGAGGTCGGCCAGGGCTTCGGCCGTTTGCGGGTCGGCCAGGGCGCTGAAGAAGGCGTTGTTGAAGTCGATGATTTCGCGGCGCGAGCGCCAGTTGTAGGGCAGGGATTCGTCGTGGACGCCGCCTGCTGGCGCAGCCAGACGCTTTGAGCCGACCTCGTCGAAAAGGGTCGCGTCGCCCCCGCGCCAGCCGTAGATGGCCTGTTTAGCGTCGCCAACGCAAAAGAGGCTGCCGCCCTTGGACAGCGCCTCCAAAGCCAGGGGGTCGAGCGTGCGCCATTGTTCGCGGCTGGTGTCCTGGAACTCGTCCAGGCACAGGTGGGTCAGCCGCGCGCCCAGGCGGCAGTAAGCCCCGCTTACGGCCCCTTCCGTGCGTAGCAGATCACCGACCAGGTCATAGACGGTGGCCAGGGGGAGGCTTCCCTTGGCTGCCGCGCGTTCGGCCAGGGCCTCGCCGAGGCGCGCGGCCAGGGCCACGCACGGCGCCAGGGCGTACGCTCCCGCGATCAAGGCATGTTCCTGACGATAAAGGGCCTCGGCATCGGCGAAACGCAGGAAGATGTCTTCGTGCTCGTGCGTCACCTTGGGCTTGGATGCCTTGAGGACGCATCCGGCCAGCGAGGGCTTGTCGAAGTAAGTGGATTTGGGAGGACCGTCGAAGAGTTGGACGGCGGCGCACTTGTCGAGCGCCCTGATGAAATTGGCGTGCAGTTCGAGGCCGCCTTGCTCCACGCTGGCGCGCAGGTCTTCCAAGGCCTGCCGGAAGGCGTCATAGGCGGGACGCAGGAGGTCGGCCAGCGCGGCCTGGTCGTATTCCAGGTTCGGAGGGCTGAAGCGGAAGAGCTCGACCATGTCGAGCAGACGCCCAAGGAGCGTGGCGCGCAGTTGGAAGCCGTCCTTCCTCTCGTGTTCGAGCAGGGTGCTCGCGGCTTGTTCGAGAAGCGCGGCCCCATGCGCGTCTTCGCCGTCGCATTCGGCCACGAAATCCTCGAACACGGGCGTGAACAACTCCTCCATGTCGAAGACCACGGTGAAATCGGGCGGCAGGCCGAGCCTGAGCGCGAAAACCCGGGCCAGCATGCAGACCAGACTATCGATGGTGCGCACGCCAAGGCTCTGGTAGCGCGCCAGGATGCGGTCCAGGCAAGCCCTGGCCTCGGCTTCGCTCCAGGCCTTTCCGGCCGCGCCCGTGGCGTCGCCCAGGGCCCGGAGCTTGAGTTCGCGCACGATGCGCTCCTTCATCTCCGTGGCGGCCTTGTTGGTGAAGGTCACGGCCAGGATCTCGGGCCAGGCATGGACGCGCGGCGATGCGCCCGCGCATGCCAAAGGGCGCGCGGAGCCGTCCGCCTGCGCTAGCAGGGCCAAAAAGCGCGCGGTCAGGGCGTGGGTCTTGCCCGAGCCAGCCGAGGCGCGGATGCGCAGAAGGCGCGTGTTGTCTGTGCCGTTCATTGGTCTCGCGGTTTCAGGATCGGGAAAGCGGCGGCTTTCGTGGCGGCCGCATGGCCACCAGCACTGCGGCCAGGATCAGGCCGCTGCCCACGTATCCAAGGAGGCTGAACCGTTCGTCCCACATGAGCCAGGCCAAAAGGGCCGCGATCACCGGCTCCAGGGTCGCCACGACGGCCGCCCTGGTGGGTTCGAGATGCCTCAGGCCCGAATAGTACACCGAATAAGCCAGCCAGGTCGAGCACAGGCCGAGCGTGAGCACGGCCAGCCAGACGGTCAGGGGCCAGGCGGTGAAGGTCACGGCCGGAAGCAGCACCAACGCGCCCACGGGCATGGCGTACAAAAAGAGCGCCGGAGTCGTGTAGCGTCCCAGGAAGTGTTTGCCGAAAATGTAGTAGAGCGCGTAGCAAAAGCCCGAGGCGAGGCCGAAGACCACGGCCAGCGGGCCGATGGCGGCTTGATCCATGGAGGGGCCGAGGCAGACGGCGCTCACTCCGGCCATGGTCATGAACAATGCCGCAAGTTTGGCGGTGGTCATGATCTCGCCGAAGATCATCCGCGACATGAGCGCCACCCAGGCGGGCGCGGTGTACAGAAGCACCGAGGCCAGGGCCGCACCGCCTTCGTTCACGGCCACGGCGTAGGTGCCGAACAACCCGGCGATGCCCATGACGCCGAAGGCCAGGACGAATGGCAGGTCGCATCCGGCAATGCGCGTCTGGCCCGCCAGCACGGCCTGGATCGCGAAGAACAGCCAGCCCGAGGCGGTACGCCAGAACGCCACTTCCAGCGGCGGCATGCCTTCGGCCAGCGCGATCCTGGCCACGGGACCGATGAGTCCCCACAGGGACGCGGCGGCGAGTATGCGAAGATAGCCCGAAAGCGCCATTGGTCTCCCCTGGTGATGGGCCGTGCTTCATCAAAGATGCAAAGCGCATGGCCTATCGTATTTGCCTGGGGTTGCAAAGGGAGCAGGCGGACGGTTTACGCGGCCGCGCGGCGCGTGATAGGAAAAACGTGCGCCCGGTGTGGCCCTTGCGCTGGCAAACAGCTTGATTTTTTTAGCTGTTTGCGTTCTATGTTTATCTAATGGCTCGCGTTTTTATTCATGCCTTGTTCAGGTTTTTCGGGCCGGACGCTTTCACTCCTGTTTCTTAAGGATGTCGTATGGGCTACGTGCTGAAACTCTACATTACCGGCAAGACACCGCGCTCGGAGCGCACGCTCGCCAATCTGCACAAGATATGCGAGGAGGAATTGGACTGCTCCTATTCCATAGAAGTCATCGACATCCTTGAGAATCCGCAGCTTGCGGAGAACGAGCGCATCCTTGCGACCCCCACGCTGATCAAGGAGTTGCCTCCTCCGATTAGGCGCATCATCGGCGACCTTTCCGACCGGGAGAAGGTGCTTCTGGGGTTGGATATCCTTCCGCGAAACAGGGGAAGTAGCTGAATCCGACGAATGATCGGATGGAATATGCGCATGGGAAAGCGCGAGACAGGGGCGGCCGAGGGGCTGCACTGGAGGTCAGATGACGAATTCTCCTGCCAGGGACGCGGGATTGAGGGCGCTATTCGTCTATACTGACGAAAAATTGATCGACAGGCTGGTCGGGCAGCTTTCCGCACATGGGCAGCAAGGTGTCCTCACGGCCGCGAACGGAATTTCGGAAGGATTGCGAGTGCTCGGAGCCGAACGATACGACGTCGTTCTCTTCGAAGCCCATACTGCTGTGGATCTGGCAAAGGGCCTTTCCCGGCTGCGAGATCTTTTTCCGCATGTGCCAGTTGTGGTCCTTTCCTCCTCCCAGGACATGGCGCTGTGCGAGCGCGCCCTTCATGACGGAGCTCAGGATTTTCTCGTCACCGAACGATCGACGTCATTCGAACTGGCCCGAGCCATCCACTACGCTGTGGAGCGTCATCGCGTGCACGCCGCCCAGGACCGGCGCATCAAGGAGTTGGCCGCCGATGTGAGCCGTTTCCGTCTCTTGATTGAAAATTCCGGCGACGGCCTGCTCGTCGTCACCGAGGAGGGGACTGTTCTTTTCGCTAACCCCGCGGCCCTTCATGCCTTGGGAAGGCCAGAAGCGGAAATCGTCGGTCAGCCTTTCGGCTTTCCGGTCATTCAGGGCGGTCCCGTGGTCATGGATGTGCTTCGCAAGGATCGCGAAACGTCCGTGGCGGAAATGAGCGCCGTGGAGATTTTCTGGGAAGGCGAGACGGCCTATCTTGTCTCGCTACGGGACATCACTGCCCGGGCCGAGCGGGAGAGGGAGCAACGCCGCCAAGTGGACGCGGAACGCCTGGTCAGTTCCATGTCCACCTTGTTTGCGAACCTCGACCCCAAAAGCGTGGATCACGGCATCGAGGAATGTCTGCGCATGCTTGGGGAGTTCGTGAACGCGGATCGCGTTTCGGTGTTTCTTTTCAGTCGCGACGGCCATATGGCGCATCCACGACATGAATGGGGTGTGCCCGGTTTGAATTCGGAGCCCGGCGAGAGTCGCGATTTACCCATGGACAGCCTGTCCTGGCTCTTGGAAAGGCTTTCCATATTCAACACCGCTCTCATTTCCGACGTGAACGCGTTGCCGCGCGACGCGATTGGAGAACGAGAACTGCTGGGCATTCGTGCGACGCGAAGCCTCGTGGCCGTGGCCATGCGACGCAACGGTGAACGTCTCGGTTTCGCGTGTCTTGAAAGTGTCCGCGCGGAGCGCATGTGGTCGGAGGAGGAGATCGGTCTGCTCAAAGTCGCGGTCGATCTCATCGCCGCCGCGCTTCACCGAAAGCGCTCGGCGATCGAAGGCCTTGCCTTGCGCGCCCTGCTCGATGCGCTTATGACCAGCGACGCACGCGGCGCCTTTGTCGAAGACAGAAAGGGGGTCATCGTTCAGGCCAATGCCAGATTGGCCGATTTTGCCCCCATGCTTCCCGCTCTCAACGTACTCTGCGGTATGTCGGTGTACGACGTGCACCAGCGGATTTCCCACGAGGCTCGCGATCCAGGCGATGCCGGAGACCGCCTCAAGAAGATGGCACAATTGGAGAGCATGTCCGGTGAACGGTTGGCGCTCGCCTCCGGGGCTGTCCTTGAATTCGAAACGCATCCGCTTCGGGTTCGCGATAAGTTCGCGGGCAGGCTTTGGAGAGTTTGGGACGTCACGAGGGAGTACGCCGAGCAACGCGCGCTGGAGGGCCACGTGAGGCGTGACGGACTGACCGGACTGTCCACCAGGCAGCGGTTCATCGAAGATGCCGGCCTGTTGCTCGACGACCGCTCGGCGCGTGACGGCGCGGCTTTGTTACTCATCGATTTCGATGCTTTGGGATCCGTCAATGCCACCTTCGGGATGGTGGTGGGCGATGAGGTGTTGCGCCAAGCCGCCCGGCGCATCTCCGAGTGCTGTCGTTCCAGCGACATCGTAGGCCGTTTCGGCGGCGACGAGTTCGGCGTTCTTCTTTCCGTTTGTCCGGACTTGGCCGAAGCGGAATCGACGGCTCGCCGTCTATTAGGAGCATTGCAGGCTCCCTATCAGATAGGCGCGGCGACCGTACGCGTGGGAGCGAGCCTTGGAGGCGTCCATGCGCCCGCCATGACGGGCGATGCCGTCAAGATGTTTCTGCATGCCCAGGAAGCGCTTTCCCAAGCCAAGGAGCAAGGAGGAGGACAGTTCATTTTCGCGGGTCAAAGCTCCTGCACCGTCCGCCCCTCGGCGGTCGGAAACAAGCCCGCCGCGTAGTTCCGTTGGGGTAATGTTCCGGACAAAGGGTTGCCGCACGGCGATCCGGTCTTATTCTCACCTGATGCGACGACACGGAACCGGACTGAACCGGCCGTGAAACCGGACAAGGAGGGGAACATGGCGACGGATCGCGACCTGAAGCGCACTGACGAATCGGTTTCCCTGCGTGCCATTCTCGCTTCCACCGTGGCCCCCGGCGAAGGGGATGTCCATGAAATCGACTTCGGCGACATTATGATCTCGGAGCAGGTCATCGGCTACATAGGCCAGGCAACGCGAGAGCTTCTCCAGCGTTACGTGCCCAACTTGAGTCAATTGGACTCGCGTCATTCGGACTTGATCGGAGCCATCGACAACAAGGCGTTTTGGCTCGGCGAGTCGGGCTCTTTGGTACTCACTGTGGAGATCGTGGGCAACAGGCATTTTTTCAAAATACCGCGTGAACTTTGGGAGACGCGCCGTATCAGCAAGTGGCACTGATCAAGCAGGAAAGCGAAAAGATTTTGTAAGCAAGAAGGCCGGGGGAGCGATCCCCCGGCCTTTTCGATTTTGCCGGATTAGTTCGAAGGTTTCGGTTCCAGGCCAAGGCCTCTGAAGAAACCGCGTACCGGGTCGTCCTGCTTTTCCTGCCCTGCGGGAGCATCCGACTTGGGTTGCTCTTCCTTGGTTTGGTTGCCGCCGGTGATGGTGCCGATCGCACCGCCGATGACGCCGCCAACGCCTCCGACCACGCCTTCGACGGCGCTGAGGGGCGCGCGCAGGATACGTTTGGCGAGTTCCGCGCTGTCCACGCCGGCCTGGACGTTGTCGTAGGTTCCTTTGAGCGCAACGGGCACCGAGAACGGACCGACGTTGGCGTCGAGCAGAAAGTCCAGGGCCTGATCTGGAATGTAGGATTGTCCACGAATGGCGATATCCGCAGGACCGCTGGTCTTGATATCGGTCTTGGGCAACCTGGCCATGCCGTTGGCCACGTCGAAGTTCAGGTTGAAGTCGCGCAGTTCCGTGTTGCGGCTTTCGTCGCCGGGTTTGGGCACGTAGCCTTTTTCGGGATCGAAGCGATCGGGTTCCAGAACCACACCTCGATACACGCCATCCTGAACGAGGAGTGAGAGCTTGCCGCTCAAGGTTTCCATGATTCGACGGTACTGCGCCCCGTTTCCGGCAAGATTCACATCCAATCCGAGTTTGGCCCCGGCCGTGGATTTACCGGTCAATGTCATCAGCGCCTGATCAAGATCGAGCGCCACGACCTTGAGTCCCAGGTTCGACAACGGAGTGGGGCGGGAAACGTCGGTCATGGCGTTCAGGGTGAGCTTGCCCCCGAATATCTCCAGACCGATCGGGTCCACCTTGACCACGCCGTTCTTGGCCAGAAGCTGCATGGTGACGTTTCTGAGCGGGATTTTGTACATGGTGATGCGGTCGATGGCCACCTTGCCGTCGATGTCCATTTGCTTGAGCTGCTCGACGGGCAATTCTCCTTCCTGTGGCGCGCCAGGCTCTCCGGGACGCGGAGCAGGGGCGGGTTCGGCCTTCTTGTCGGTCTTGGGCGGCATGTATCGGTCCACGTTGATGGCGTCCGCCTTGAAGTCGAACGTCATCACTGGCTTGGTCATGTCGCTGATGCTGGCGGTGCCGGAGAGCGTCGTTTCGTCCAGAAGAACGGTCAGGCTCTCGACACGCGTTGCCTGAGCCGTCGCGTCGAAACGGGCGTCCAGGGCGAATTTCTCCAGGGCCTTTGGATCGGTGGTGGCAATGGGCTCCATGCCCAGCGTGGCCATGAGCCGTCGAGGCGAGAACTCGGCGACCTTGATGCTTCCCTTGGCCATGGGTTTGGAAAGGAAGCCGGTCGCCTCAAGCGACGGAGAGGTCACGTCCAATCCCAGCCCCGAGAGCTTGAAGCCTTTGAGCGCGAAGGTCTCCTTGACCCAGTTCAAGGCCAGATCGCCGGTCATTAAGACGTCGGCCTTGCCTCCGGGCACGGCCGCGCCCTGTCCTTCGGCTGCGATTTTGAGTTCGCGGGCCTCAACGTCCCCCTGCTTGACGTCGATATTCAGCCTGCCGCTCGTGACGTTCGCCTTGCCCGAAAGCGGGTCGGCAGAAGCCTCTCCGAGGCGCACGTTCGCGGCTTCGGCCTTCATATCCAGGGAGTCGGCGGCGAACTTGAAGGCTTCGTAGTCACCGGAAAGGGCCTTGCCCTTCAGCGACAGCGCTCCGCTCATGGGTTGTTCGGCCGCGTCTTTCAGGCGCAGGTTCGAAGCCTTGGCGTCGAGGGCGATGGCGTCGGCGGCGAAGGATTTTTTGAGCCAGTTGGCTGTGGCGGTGGTGTCCAAGGAAAGATTGACCGTTCCGCCTGGAATGCTCGTGCTCTGGCCGTCGAGTTTCAATTTCAGGTTACGCAGGCGCGCGTCACCAGTGCCCCAGTCCGCAAAGAGCGATGCGGCCATGTCGAGGGTGCCCTTGACCATGCCGTCCTCGTGAGCGAATTGGTCGATACTCACGAGAAGCGAAAGGCCGTCCGCGGTGGCCTGCTTTTCTTCGAGCTTCACCGTGGCCCGGGTTTTCAGCTTGACCGCACCCTTGGCGTCGGGATTGCGAGATTCCAGGGTGCAGGCCACGTCGATGTCAGACGGTTTGCCGGGTTCGATGCCCTCGACGTCGAGATTGAGGGCGCTGATTCTGGCCCATTGCTTGTTCTGTTGATCGTCCCAGGTGATGACGCCGTCGGAGATGACGACTCCCGCTATCACAACGTCCATGCCTGGGCCCGCGCCTGAGGGCTCCCCGGCAGGGGCCGGAGCGGACTCCTGCCCGGAAGCGGACTCCTGCCTGGCGATGAGATCGTCCCAGTTGGTGGTGCCGTCCGGCAGCACGCCGAGATTGATGATCGGCTTGCGCAGGACGACTGTTCCTACCTCGACGCGTTTCGAGAGTAGCGGCAGGAGTTTGACCTTGACCTGGGCTTCGTCCAAGGTCAGCATGGGGTCGTCGCCGAAGCCTTTGGCGTTGCCAAGGACCACCGGCCCCTCGATCTTGGCCCCGATCCAGGGGAAGACGGAGACGGAAATGTCGCCTCCAATGCTGAACGACCGGCCGGTGGCATCTTCCACGGCCTTGACGATCTGCGGCTTGTAGGTGTTCGGGTCGACGACGATGGGCACGACGATCATCGCCGTGATTATCAGTGCCGCCAGGATGCCTGCGATTATCAGGCCGATCTTCACGGGCCGTTTCATACTTGCTCCTCAAGCGTTGCCAAGTTCAGGGTGATTCAATGTATCACGTTTTTTGGCGGGTAATGCAACCATGATCGCAAGCGTATCGATTACCAACGATTTCGACGGAGAACGGTTGGATCGCGCCCTGGCCGCGTTTCTTCCGGACCTTGGGCTGCGCGGCAGACGCAGGATGTGCGAGAAGGGCATGGTACTCGTGGACGGGGCTCCCCGGACTCCGGGGTATCGCGTCCGGGCCGGGCAGGAAGTGCGCCTG from Alkalidesulfovibrio alkalitolerans DSM 16529 includes these protein-coding regions:
- a CDS encoding PD-(D/E)XK nuclease family protein, whose product is MTAALPFEIIPWQEDFTASLAALLLREYESALADCRILFPHHRPARYLARHLAGLAGRPVAAPRMQTMTELMAELRGALAPEPLAVAGQLDRVALLLSAVQRLRDADKAFLPGLPLAPERFLPWGVRLAELMEELMRHGLPPKDLFLGEDDALPEAQALLGHLRAIYDAYVEALGEHGLTTPGNDCRIALSRLDDLPGLQGDAPLLAAGFHALTGAEDRLLNALWRRGAARILWHADPGVAHGDGHWSLQELVRWRERWGADAVLLEPAKPQTHAVPKVRFMEAYDRHSQLLALRRELERLPEDQAAAVVVPDTGLLPPVLHHLPERDCNISMGYPLARASLWQLVEIILALQEEARDETPRRYPWRRLAALARHPYLKMLGIEEDVRLRPVLRQWEKSLRQGGGFVDPRSFIPDYQALGLGDAAAALEALRRAVLSRCIDGFANVRTLSDLGRALAGLVDLLVTHGEGLWRDYLLDAECLCRLRDAVLPELMRSRLAETTLPAPVLFAILRQITALERVPFEPEPITGLQVVGMLETRLLHFGQVYLLDATEERLPGTPEHDPLLPDSLRALLGLPDIAARDSVAAATFFRLLAGAKEVVLLYRQGETKGVLDTAPVRSRFVEMLLWEEEKRRGRLIEPGEPPLERVTLPLSPIPRDVGAVAKTEAVREALWRRLLAHGLSATALDAYMRCPKSFFLRQVCRLTPPEEAVGDADPAALGDLVHRVLKDFLTPYLGQEVTLSELSGEELGERFALALKAEEFYAVMPYDARVILERTGRVRLGRFLARQPRATILALEEKLSLDVPHDGRIITVHGIIDRLDRREAGLVVADYKTGKPRTARTGLWEAPDLWGAVETWTPDSAVERDPLPRLAEMARSLQLPLYMTLCRKEHGEPPVDGLLIALGQDGKEISYFPAKFSMAARERVVTEQMPLLLGFLLRHLLETPVFSPYPGDICRYCDVRGPCGA
- a CDS encoding UvrD-helicase domain-containing protein, whose protein sequence is MNGTDNTRLLRIRASAGSGKTHALTARFLALLAQADGSARPLACAGASPRVHAWPEILAVTFTNKAATEMKERIVRELKLRALGDATGAAGKAWSEAEARACLDRILARYQSLGVRTIDSLVCMLARVFALRLGLPPDFTVVFDMEELFTPVFEDFVAECDGEDAHGAALLEQAASTLLEHERKDGFQLRATLLGRLLDMVELFRFSPPNLEYDQAALADLLRPAYDAFRQALEDLRASVEQGGLELHANFIRALDKCAAVQLFDGPPKSTYFDKPSLAGCVLKASKPKVTHEHEDIFLRFADAEALYRQEHALIAGAYALAPCVALAARLGEALAERAAAKGSLPLATVYDLVGDLLRTEGAVSGAYCRLGARLTHLCLDEFQDTSREQWRTLDPLALEALSKGGSLFCVGDAKQAIYGWRGGDATLFDEVGSKRLAAPAGGVHDESLPYNWRSRREIIDFNNAFFSALADPQTAEALADLVFAKAPADARDAFSQATARTFADCTQSQPPSRPKPGGVVHLERLPEDGDEEDGETGGPLRSALITIVEDAAARRGPGDVAVLVRSNDQAALVSDWLMARGLPVITENSLHLNRHPTVRQIASFLAFLDYPLDDAAFAAFISGSLFLAESGFDAQRIHDLFATRGRDPLYIAFRTAFPRAWEILIEPFFRKSGLVRPYDMAAEVAAAFRAAEREPGSELFVRRFLEIVHLAEENGAGSLAAFLEFWAEHGEEEKAPLPGNVEAVRVMTIHKAKGLQFPVVVVPFHDFSAARVDTPHEVVSVRNSTFLAPIRSAAVGEHHWKVRDRMARESLNLLYVAWTRAEEELYGFLPPEAEAVSSPGLAAIQVVLGDDLAGGVMTRGQRPVATRPYAAAPMPAPRSLPARDEPTELMAWLPRLRVYRHAVHGAADAEAAKRGEAAHRAMELLALGLDPAAAAARAVNEFLPGPHAPGARERAVGEIAEMTAWAGELPELREAIARGRREAALIDERGATHRVDLLHADASGTLVVEYKTGGAAPAHPVQVRRYLALCAAMPELPRPLRGLLVYLDERRIASVALEAS
- a CDS encoding DMT family transporter, translated to MALSGYLRILAAASLWGLIGPVARIALAEGMPPLEVAFWRTASGWLFFAIQAVLAGQTRIAGCDLPFVLAFGVMGIAGLFGTYAVAVNEGGAALASVLLYTAPAWVALMSRMIFGEIMTTAKLAALFMTMAGVSAVCLGPSMDQAAIGPLAVVFGLASGFCYALYYIFGKHFLGRYTTPALFLYAMPVGALVLLPAVTFTAWPLTVWLAVLTLGLCSTWLAYSVYYSGLRHLEPTRAAVVATLEPVIAALLAWLMWDERFSLLGYVGSGLILAAVLVAMRPPRKPPLSRS
- the kaiB gene encoding circadian clock protein KaiB; protein product: MGYVLKLYITGKTPRSERTLANLHKICEEELDCSYSIEVIDILENPQLAENERILATPTLIKELPPPIRRIIGDLSDREKVLLGLDILPRNRGSS
- a CDS encoding diguanylate cyclase domain-containing protein, whose amino-acid sequence is MTNSPARDAGLRALFVYTDEKLIDRLVGQLSAHGQQGVLTAANGISEGLRVLGAERYDVVLFEAHTAVDLAKGLSRLRDLFPHVPVVVLSSSQDMALCERALHDGAQDFLVTERSTSFELARAIHYAVERHRVHAAQDRRIKELAADVSRFRLLIENSGDGLLVVTEEGTVLFANPAALHALGRPEAEIVGQPFGFPVIQGGPVVMDVLRKDRETSVAEMSAVEIFWEGETAYLVSLRDITARAEREREQRRQVDAERLVSSMSTLFANLDPKSVDHGIEECLRMLGEFVNADRVSVFLFSRDGHMAHPRHEWGVPGLNSEPGESRDLPMDSLSWLLERLSIFNTALISDVNALPRDAIGERELLGIRATRSLVAVAMRRNGERLGFACLESVRAERMWSEEEIGLLKVAVDLIAAALHRKRSAIEGLALRALLDALMTSDARGAFVEDRKGVIVQANARLADFAPMLPALNVLCGMSVYDVHQRISHEARDPGDAGDRLKKMAQLESMSGERLALASGAVLEFETHPLRVRDKFAGRLWRVWDVTREYAEQRALEGHVRRDGLTGLSTRQRFIEDAGLLLDDRSARDGAALLLIDFDALGSVNATFGMVVGDEVLRQAARRISECCRSSDIVGRFGGDEFGVLLSVCPDLAEAESTARRLLGALQAPYQIGAATVRVGASLGGVHAPAMTGDAVKMFLHAQEALSQAKEQGGGQFIFAGQSSCTVRPSAVGNKPAA